A portion of the Microbulbifer agarilyticus genome contains these proteins:
- a CDS encoding gamma carbonic anhydrase family protein — MLYRLGDKQPQLEGEGHYVAPGARVIGNVLMMPHSSVWFNAVIRGDNELITIGERANVQDGSVLHNDPGKPLTIGTGVTVGHNVTLHGCEIGEYSLVGMNAVVLNGAKIGRCCIIGANALVKENMEIPDFSLVLGSPAKVMKTLDESTFELLKLSSDVYVANGQRFAEELVEV; from the coding sequence ATGCTGTACAGATTGGGCGATAAACAGCCACAGCTTGAGGGTGAAGGCCATTATGTCGCGCCCGGCGCGCGGGTAATCGGCAATGTGCTGATGATGCCCCACAGTTCGGTGTGGTTTAACGCGGTGATCCGCGGCGATAACGAGCTAATTACCATCGGCGAGCGGGCCAACGTTCAGGATGGCTCGGTGCTGCACAACGATCCGGGCAAACCGTTGACCATCGGTACTGGTGTGACCGTGGGGCACAATGTGACCTTGCACGGTTGCGAGATTGGCGAATATTCCCTGGTGGGGATGAACGCGGTGGTGTTGAATGGGGCCAAGATTGGGCGTTGTTGCATCATTGGGGCGAATGCGCTGGTGAAGGAAAATATGGAGATTCCAGATTTTTCGCTGGTACTGGGTAGCCCCGCCAAGGTGATGAAGACGTTGGACGAGTCGACGTTTGAGTTGCTGAAATTGAGTAGTGATGTGTATGTGGCGAACGGCCAGCGCTTTGCGGAAGAGCTGGTTGAGGTCTGA